One Pseudomonadota bacterium genomic window, CCGACGGCCTCTTCCACGTAGTTCATGGTAATGGCACACACCATATCCGCTTCGGGAAGGCCGACGATGGAAATGCTCGGCAGGCCGCTCGACAGATGCACCTCGATGGTTACGAGCGGCGCATTGACGCCGATTTGAGCGCGACTGAATACTTTGGCGATCGACATGCTGTCCTTA contains:
- a CDS encoding homocysteine S-methyltransferase family protein, whose translation is KDSMSIAKVFSRAQIGVNAPLVTIEVHLSSGLPSISIVGLPEADMVCAITMNYVEEAVGIARAAQQAHMPVAISFTVEADGKLPTGQTLKAAIEQIGIRATVPRCSAGKL